GACGATAATTTCTGTTTTGACTGACGTTGCACAACTCAGAATAGGTTTTAGAACCGACCTTCTCTAAGGAGCTTTAAAATTTGATACAAGACCTAAACTACTAAAGAAACCAGCGTGAGGTTTTTTGGTTCAGTTGCACAATTGTTACGCACTGTACTTTGCCAGAGTCCGTATTCAGTTTTTCAACACCGGATTTTAGCTCGAATATGACAGCTTTTGGTGATGATTAAAATCCTCTTACTTTGAGCAacctcttgcaaaacgaataagttgtgaaatattgacACCGTATGATGTCGTTTGAAGGACATCCCAATCCAGGTTGGGGAACTTGAcaaatcgtctcttttatcatatttgttaaaTGTAAGTCCAAAATGACGCTTCCAAATCTGAGGTATTAGCTTAGTCAAATTGTAAATCTTTTGTATAAATGTGTTTgatcatttctgaaaaatataggttgtccatatttaaaatatcatcaaggtaccCCGAGCTTCCATCCAAAGCTTCAATAATGTCAAACTGCGCATCAGTGGACAAACTGAgtatgaaatctcgttcataacagtgtAGGAATAAATCAGCAATACGTGGGGTGCAGTCAGTCACCGATGGGATACAAATTACTTGTCCACATGTTTTATAGCCAACttcaataaatatgttatcttacaaaaaaaacataGCGCTTCACAAACATCAACAACACAAGGTGTATTTGTTAAATTTACtgctagaaaaaaatgtttactggTTATTAAATCTGTCTGACCAATGAATTAAATGTATGATagagttttataaaaaaaaaacaatcgtttATTTTTGCGAAGGAACTGGTGCCGGCAGAGGATCTCCTTTCAGACCGGCTAAAATATTGCGTGCCGTAAGATTTGCCATTGCGTGCCGTGCATTGATAGATGCACTCCCAAGGTGAGGAAGTACTGTACAGTTAGGCAGCGTTAACAGTGGATGATCGACGGGCAATGGTTCTGGGGTTGTTACATCAATTCCAGCTGCGTGTAGCTCTCCAGTCTTCAAGGCATCGTAAAGTGCATCTTGGTCAATGAGTATACCACGCGACACATTTACCAGTATCGCTGACGATTTCATTTTCTTGAATGCTTCAGCGTTGAATAGTTTGTGGTTACTTGGATTTATTGAACAACATGCTATAACAAAGTCTGATTGTCTCAACAAGTCATCAAAGGCCACAAATTCTCCGTCAACTTCAGAGGCATAATCCTTGTGGGTTCTGCCACAGTACAGGAGACGATTAATACCAAAGGCCTTGAGGCGTTTAGCAACTTCAAAGCCTATACGCCCCAATCCAACAATTCCTACAGTCGACCCTTTAATGTCCTTTCCACAGAGATAAAGAGAATTGCTCCACGTAGATCCCCAAACTCCGTTCTTCACATCGGCCATACCTGTGACAGAAGGAATGGTTAAGCGATATAATAACAATAGAAAAGGTAATTAATACAAAACAGGCATTCAAAAACAGTAAACCTGGTTTCGACACTCGACTTCAAACAAATCAACAAGGCCGCAATCATTTCCTTATTACAAAAAGTTTACAGTTCCCAAATTGTAGACAGAAATAAAGAATACAGTACAGGAAAATTTACCACgcaatagaaaatatatatacaaatgtattacataattaCGGTATACTTTAGTTTTGTTAGGAAAGAATATAAATTGACtcaatttaagtaaaaagaagaaataatatataaGCTAAATTGTTAAATAGGACTCCGCCGTCAGTGTAGTTATGCAGATCGAACGAAGCGAGTGAGGAAAGCAGAGCAAGAGGTGCCATTCTTGCACGTTGTTAAAGATCGAGGACATTCCCTATGATTCTGTCTGTTCAGGGTTTAGCGCCGTATTCAAACTGAATTTCAACTgtgtaacggcgggctgttaacctaaccaatgttgctggattctgtacaCATACTAAGTAACTGCCAATGTAACCACATGAATTAGGAgttgggggaggggtgggggaggtgaatgaatggtttcagacacgatgtctttttatcaaatcgtcacagagaacatgccCATCGTCCAAGGATCAGTTTCAAAACCTCGCGATCCGTTGATACCGTATGCGATCACCCTTTTGAGCCAAGCAGGCGGATGTTTTCCCATGAAAATCATTCTACACAGTTATAACGCAGTGATACTGTGCAATCTAAGATACTTTCTTAATTTTCTTATCGGCTGTTTAATAAATCGTttgtaatgctacattattttcattcatatattacAAACGTCATGGATTGGGCACCTTAAGGATAAGTGTAACAGTAACTCTGATTTCTCAAAATCTAATTAATGCCCATACATTAATCATTGATTTGCAACCCCTTGTTCTTTGGGTTGcaaaattatttgataaacatTGACATTTTATAAATCAAATACATCCGCGTAAAGGTGAATAAAGATCTTCAAAATTTGGCACTTAACAGGATACAACGATGAACATTTTGGGGGAATCTTACAGCGCACGCTTTCTTTTGGAACATAGTATAATAGTTGattgttaattatttaaaaaaatccaaaacctgTTACAAActgcatttttgatatttctgaagAGCATAATCGCGATTTACTGCATCAAATTCACACATGTGCAATGTTTGTGATAATTTCTATATGTATCTATTTGTACATGTACCTTCTTTGTGTCTCCGAGCTGTGGCAAGAGTAAGAGCTATTGCCGCTTCAGCCACGGCGTCTGTGAGAACATCGGGCGTATATCCTACTTTGACATTTCGACGTGAACATTCGGCTAAATCTAGATGATCCAGACCCACAGACATTGTTCCTATAACCTTCAGCTGAGGACCTTCAAAATAGTATGAGATCATTTTAAAACGGCATTAAGATCAGATGTGTTAGAACTTGCAACATCTAACATAAGACActacaaaacatatttataaatgctGTAGTACAGATCACAAATTTGAACAATTCACTAACCTTTACCTGTAAATAGAGAGTGGTATTTTGACGAAATGGACGGATGTGAAGGTATTAAAGATTCTTGATTCTTTGCCACACTGACCTGAAACATTTGGACCCCTGGCAAGTTTTTATAACGTGAGTCTTTGAGagaatcacaattttgataacattttcgtgaatagattttttttctacaatgtagattttaatgacactTCCCACAATTATTATATAACAAATGGTCTATAATAAGGTGAAATGAAATTAATAGGTCCGTGAGCTTTTTTAAAGATGTTTGcctaacatgtcaatatttttaatatcacattttatctGTAGAAAGGTAGTACGTTACTTAACGTTGCCGTttagttttaaaatgaatttcgtttccgtatgccgagtccaggctttattctatgttattcggataaatgactttacgccattacttccggtttatacGTGCACGACTTCCTAAAGACCTGGTTGTAGGAAGAGACATAACCGACTCTTGCATACAATGTAGATGCTTTTactgggtttaacgtcacatcgtcataatggcgactttccagtccCTGTTGGTGGAGTAAGACCCCAGATGTCCCTACAGACATTAGCTAGGGAACGGACAGGCAGATGGATGGAACCACTCACCctcaagccagctggatggctttatTAGACGACGAGCGGTTTTTTACTCACAACAGTGAGGGGTGAATAGATTTTTGATGACACTTCAATTACTGAATTTGCTAGTGACATTCGAaagaaatatgtggggtcagtaggATAAATGCGGGTGGGGGCGAAACGTTAGCCGAATCTCCATATTTATCATATTGACCCCATATATTTCCGTGGAAAGTC
This window of the Mercenaria mercenaria strain notata chromosome 5, MADL_Memer_1, whole genome shotgun sequence genome carries:
- the LOC123556841 gene encoding glyoxylate reductase/hydroxypyruvate reductase-like isoform X2; its protein translation is MSARPKLYINQGIPEDGEAIKLYRKQCEITMYDEKKGGVVSVPREEFLRSVKGVDAIHLAYPAKIDNEALDAAGPQLKVIGTMSVGLDHLDLAECSRRNVKVGYTPDVLTDAVAEAAIALTLATARRHKEGMADVKNGVWGSTWSNSLYLCGKDIKGSTVGIVGLGRIGFEVAKRLKAFGINRLLYCGRTHKDYASEVDGEFVAFDDLLRQSDFVIACCSINPSNHKLFNAEAFKKMKSSAILVNVSRGILIDQDALYDALKTGELHAAGIDVTTPEPLPVDHPLLTLPNCTVLPHLGSASINARHAMANLTARNILAGLKGDPLPAPVPSQK
- the LOC123556841 gene encoding glyoxylate reductase/hydroxypyruvate reductase-like isoform X1, producing the protein MNVSVTLWDIVKLYSIKPRFRINTYYNFKVWKSLIIFRFQKVLNMSARPKLYINQGIPEDGEAIKLYRKQCEITMYDEKKGGVVSVPREEFLRSVKGVDAIHLAYPAKIDNEALDAAGPQLKVIGTMSVGLDHLDLAECSRRNVKVGYTPDVLTDAVAEAAIALTLATARRHKEGMADVKNGVWGSTWSNSLYLCGKDIKGSTVGIVGLGRIGFEVAKRLKAFGINRLLYCGRTHKDYASEVDGEFVAFDDLLRQSDFVIACCSINPSNHKLFNAEAFKKMKSSAILVNVSRGILIDQDALYDALKTGELHAAGIDVTTPEPLPVDHPLLTLPNCTVLPHLGSASINARHAMANLTARNILAGLKGDPLPAPVPSQK